The following nucleotide sequence is from Vitis vinifera cultivar Pinot Noir 40024 chromosome 14, ASM3070453v1.
tcatttttttttataaaatataaaatacaatatataAAAGTTTCCTTCCTATATATACCATGAATGCCCATTCTGTCTTATCAAATGCTTGGTATTTTCCACCTTatcttctcttttctctttgctaATGGTGTACGTTAATGACAAGGATATAGAGGATAAGGACAAGGCCATCCTCCCACGCAAGACCAACCCGAAAAGTTGTGTATTCATGTGTACATGGACTTGTTAATTTTCCATCGACTCAAACACAGAAAGCAAATGACAAAACAAACTCCTTTGATGAACAGGCTCAGGAATGCTCTTCCCACAACTACACCAAGTcatgaaaaaatttcaatctttGTAGGATGACCAGATCgaaaaattaagtaattatGCACCgacttaaaaaattgttttttcgtTTCTAAGGACTTCTGATGGTAGCTTCAAGCCGGGATGTGTCTTTTAGTCATGGGTTTCTAATGGTTGGGTGGTTTTagaggtgtttgataaaactcaatatttattatttaatgacttaagttaaaCACTTTAAGTTaaactataattaaaaatattgatttgaaatttattatttaatttttactttaaaaattaaggttgtttgataaaattaacttaaaatttattataaattatcaaattgatatatttatcatcataaattataattagagcaAAGATGTCAAGTAGCAGTGAAGGCCGTGAAGTAACAAAAAAGATTATGGAAGTAATTAAggtaaataagaataaaaatataaatttaagaataaattaattatttttatttattactttttgacTTTAACACATATCATTAAACTATTTtatcaatcatatttaatttatttaatgatttaaattatataattaaatcactttaagttattaaattgatttatcaaacacctccTTAGTATTAATATCACCTAACATTCTGACTTTAAAGGTTAGGTTTAGTTCAATTGAGTTGATAACATGACTGAATACCTAAAATCGGATTGGATGGCTGGCAATCCAAACCGGAAACAAACCCATTTTGAGTTCAACCAGATGAAgcttacaaaaatattaaaattatatttgggtTAGGAGAGGTGGGGCTAATTCCATGGCTGGCTACCATGCTTGAATGATGATTATGatcattaattaatattatttctaCTATATGTGGTGATGCTATCGTCAGAATTCTTGATAATTTTGGACTCTTACTTTTGGTAATTGTTAGGGTCAAAAATCAAGACTTGAGCAGTGCTGGAGCTTTGTTGGGCCAGGATTTTTGTTTCATCGTCTGCATTCTATGGCTTAACGCCaactaatatataaaataataatgaaattattgtaaCTTGTACGGAcgtttacttttctttttcagaataatattagCACCTAGTATGAATCCTATTGATTTAATCAACCTTTACAGTTTCTTCACAGATGATTGAAACTGGGCCAGAGCAAGACTTATATTGCCacatagagaaaaaaaaggggcAAAGAATATCCCTCCCCTCATCTCTGTCTTCTTTctgctttattttcttttgtttcctttaACTATTTTATTCTCATATGGCATCTTTATTGAACTCTATAGTAAATTCCTCTTCCTCACTTTTTCCTTATTATTGCAATTGTTAAGAAACATGATTTGTATATCGAGTTCAAATACTATTaacttaaacttttagaaaaattaataattcaataTGATATCGGAACTTGGTTTAACGGGAGATTTCAGATTTGATATTTTCTCTGCAATTTACATTCCTGATTGAGCAAAGCTTTCTAAGGGTGGAGCAAAATCTTTCAAaacatgaattaaaaaaaaaaaaaagatggaaagaaaaataggaCTCTTCTTTGGCCAAAAAGGAACATCAAATACAGGTTCGCATGATGATGATTAGTTTATGTTATACATGGTGAAAGTGTAAGTGGGATGGGTGTTATGCTTAATACAACAGAAAGATAACGGAGCCAGATAAAAAATGACAAGATCGAGAAGGAACTCCATGTACTTGGTTTACCAATTGGCCAGCAGTTGAGAAATAAGTTTTTGATCTATATGTAATAAAAAAGTGctgattttaatatttgatcaGCTTGGGAAGAGCCAATCAGCTTAGATGAACCCCAGATAGAATTCCCCTAGCCATCTCTATGGCATGAAGAATGACCACTGCAGTGGATATTGGCACACTTAATGTGGTGAGTGCCAAAAACCCTAAAGCCAAACTGGGCCTAATATTCATCAAGTAAGATTGCAGCAACCCCACTGCTTCGCATACATCTCCATTGTAACGTTCATAATATCGCTTCTCCCACTCCATCCAATCCGATGGGGGTGATTCACTCGTCTCCAACATCTTCATTTCCCGAATACGCATTCTCAGCACAATCATGTTTTCATCCACCAGCTTGCCTCCATAATCTCGTCCACTTGTTCCGTTACTCGCCGCAACGACCTTCCGCACATGTTTTTTCCGGCAAGACCGCACAGGAGGAAAAGGCAAGGTGCCGAGGGTAGGAGAAGAGAGGGAGGTTGATTCCATTGCTGTAGTAGAACTGATTTGCAGTGCA
It contains:
- the LOC100253584 gene encoding uncharacterized protein LOC100253584, translating into MESTSLSSPTLGTLPFPPVRSCRKKHVRKVVAASNGTSGRDYGGKLVDENMIVLRMRIREMKMLETSESPPSDWMEWEKRYYERYNGDVCEAVGLLQSYLMNIRPSLALGFLALTTLSVPISTAVVILHAIEMARGILSGVHLS